A window of the Streptomyces albireticuli genome harbors these coding sequences:
- a CDS encoding helix-turn-helix transcriptional regulator: MSDFDAIDSLLAAVGPQAALPAPERRRELREYARLSKAQVARALGVSPSTVAGWEKDRDPADETRTKYAYLLDGLAAKLVAETAPETAPGPEAAPTDEPPAPPAGEAPALTDAPSPGPAGPVESGDDVETLTTPEPCVLCGHPARHQVEGFAQHLDPADCRTAATTATPPANPATTPVRPAAPETGKPPARPSGRSQGPARRAFQEAAGPADLIRESVQGALAEHHGDVDAATAALLKRAIPDAMRLLDETRKGARYDIVAHPWIPDVLRKQTSRGPDQIWEARPKWTRHDLPPGRHEVTALDINGAYLSALKTHLPLGQLEHSTGLTHDRRRAGVHLITPPAWEHEAILPNPVGNRDEPGPLWVTEPTLRLLLRLSGPRYGLCAPPEVHESYTSGATENLLEKFRIALKDARDTAIERDDEVTLEYVKAMYSKFVSTMGESNYNRELYRPDWMHIIRSQAFANLWLKALKAHDEGLTVVRAMGTDELHVIGDWRRVFPEGRGVTEVKVKDTYTAGTAGEGEE, encoded by the coding sequence GTGAGTGACTTCGACGCGATCGACTCGCTGCTCGCCGCCGTCGGCCCGCAGGCCGCGCTCCCGGCACCGGAGCGGCGGCGTGAGCTGCGCGAGTACGCCCGCTTGTCGAAGGCTCAGGTCGCCCGGGCTCTGGGCGTGAGCCCGAGCACGGTCGCCGGATGGGAGAAGGACCGGGACCCCGCCGACGAGACCCGCACCAAGTACGCCTACCTGCTGGACGGCCTGGCCGCGAAGCTCGTTGCCGAGACCGCACCGGAAACCGCCCCCGGACCCGAGGCCGCACCCACCGACGAACCACCCGCCCCACCGGCCGGCGAGGCCCCGGCCCTGACCGACGCCCCCTCACCGGGGCCCGCCGGCCCCGTGGAAAGCGGCGACGACGTGGAAACCCTCACCACCCCGGAGCCGTGCGTACTGTGCGGCCACCCGGCCAGGCACCAGGTGGAGGGTTTCGCCCAGCACCTGGACCCGGCCGACTGCCGGACCGCAGCCACCACCGCCACGCCGCCCGCCAACCCCGCCACGACGCCCGTACGGCCCGCCGCCCCTGAGACGGGAAAGCCCCCGGCGCGCCCGTCCGGGCGTTCCCAGGGGCCGGCCCGCCGCGCGTTCCAGGAAGCCGCCGGGCCCGCCGACCTGATCCGCGAGTCCGTCCAGGGCGCGCTCGCCGAGCACCACGGCGACGTCGACGCCGCGACCGCCGCTCTGCTGAAGCGGGCGATCCCGGACGCGATGCGGCTGCTGGACGAGACCCGCAAGGGCGCCCGCTACGACATCGTCGCCCACCCCTGGATCCCCGACGTCCTCCGCAAGCAGACCTCCCGCGGCCCGGACCAGATCTGGGAAGCACGCCCCAAGTGGACCCGCCACGACCTGCCGCCGGGCCGGCACGAGGTCACCGCCCTCGACATCAACGGCGCCTACCTCTCCGCCCTCAAGACCCACCTCCCCCTCGGCCAGCTGGAGCACTCCACCGGCCTCACCCACGACCGCCGCCGCGCCGGCGTCCACCTCATCACCCCACCCGCGTGGGAGCACGAAGCGATCCTGCCCAACCCGGTCGGCAACCGGGACGAGCCGGGCCCGCTGTGGGTCACCGAACCCACCCTGCGCCTCCTGCTGCGCCTGTCGGGTCCGAGGTACGGGCTGTGCGCCCCGCCGGAGGTCCACGAGTCGTACACCTCCGGGGCGACGGAGAACCTGCTGGAGAAGTTCCGCATCGCGCTCAAGGACGCCCGCGACACCGCGATCGAGCGGGACGACGAGGTGACACTCGAATACGTGAAGGCGATGTACTCCAAGTTCGTCTCCACGATGGGGGAGTCGAACTACAACCGGGAGCTCTACCGCCCGGACTGGATGCACATCATCCGCTCCCAGGCGTTCGCGAACCTGTGGCTGAAGGCCCTCAAGGCCCACGACGAGGGCCTCACGGTCGTCCGCGCGATGGGCACCGACGAGCTCCACGTCATCGGCGACTGGCGGCGTGTCTTCCCCGAAGGCCGCGGCGTTACCGAAGTCAAGGTCAAGGACACCTACACCGCCGGCACCGCGGGGGAGGGGGAGGAGTAG
- a CDS encoding GNAT family N-acetyltransferase, translating to MRSPNTPKPIKTGDTLEITRTLARAFADDPMMLWLFPDEEGRADRLAQWFDVMLTHKYAPLGHCERTDAAAAFWTPPGTVEQHPDEETLARINGLLGENMARLGEMLELVGKETPQEPHWYLAVLGADPAAQGNGHGAALLLSGLAKADAAGLPTHLESSKETNIGFYERFGFTVRGEIHVPGGGPTLWSMWREAR from the coding sequence ATGCGCTCACCCAACACACCCAAGCCGATCAAGACCGGCGACACCCTCGAGATCACACGCACCCTGGCCCGCGCCTTCGCGGACGACCCGATGATGCTGTGGCTCTTCCCCGACGAGGAAGGGCGCGCGGACCGTCTCGCCCAGTGGTTCGACGTCATGCTCACGCACAAGTACGCCCCCCTCGGCCACTGCGAACGCACCGACGCCGCAGCCGCCTTCTGGACACCGCCCGGCACCGTCGAGCAGCACCCCGACGAGGAGACGCTGGCCCGCATCAACGGGCTGCTGGGCGAGAACATGGCCCGGCTGGGAGAAATGCTGGAACTGGTCGGCAAGGAAACCCCCCAGGAACCCCACTGGTACCTCGCGGTGCTCGGCGCCGACCCGGCGGCCCAGGGCAACGGCCATGGCGCCGCCCTCCTCCTCTCGGGCCTGGCCAAGGCGGACGCGGCCGGACTGCCCACCCACCTCGAATCGTCGAAGGAGACCAACATCGGCTTCTACGAGCGGTTCGGGTTCACCGTGCGCGGCGAGATCCACGTCCCCGGGGGCGGCCCGACCCTGTGGTCGATGTGGCGGGAGGCACGCTGA
- a CDS encoding family 2 encapsulin nanocompartment cargo protein terpene cyclase produces the protein MPDPRPSPPPSSLPAADGARPPGPPSLTVLPFLAAPGAEAVAAPEDGPGDVPASEQVRESTAAVGRPSPVLERILRGPSGLGTAGLHLARREEPAPPVPEAPEAAETPKAGNPIPGLYHHPVAEPDPVRVEEVSRRIKAWALDEVELYPEEWEDQFDGFSVGRYMVACHPDAPTVDHLMLATRLMVAENAVDDCYCEDHGGSPIGLGGRLLLAHTALDALHTTQEYQPQWAQSLHADAPRRAYRSAMEYLLRQSSPSQADRFRHDMARLHMGYLAEAAWAQTEYMPEVWEYLAMRQFNNFRPCPTITDTVGGYELPADLHAQPDMQRVIALAGNATTIVNDLYSYTKELASPGRHLNLPVVIAEREGLSERDAYLKAVEVHNSLMRDFEAEAAALAAACPVPSVLRFLRGVAVWVDGNHYWHQTNTYRYSLPDFW, from the coding sequence ATGCCCGATCCCAGGCCTTCCCCTCCGCCGTCGAGCCTGCCGGCCGCCGACGGCGCCCGGCCGCCCGGCCCGCCTTCCCTGACCGTCCTGCCCTTCCTCGCCGCCCCCGGCGCGGAGGCCGTGGCCGCGCCCGAGGACGGCCCGGGTGACGTACCGGCCTCCGAGCAGGTACGGGAGAGCACCGCGGCGGTGGGGCGGCCTAGCCCTGTGCTGGAACGGATCCTGCGCGGGCCCAGCGGTCTGGGCACGGCGGGCCTGCACCTGGCCCGGCGCGAGGAGCCCGCGCCGCCCGTGCCCGAGGCGCCGGAGGCGGCAGAGACGCCAAAGGCGGGCAATCCGATCCCGGGCCTCTACCACCACCCGGTCGCCGAGCCCGACCCCGTACGGGTGGAGGAGGTCAGCCGCCGGATCAAGGCCTGGGCGCTGGACGAGGTCGAGCTGTACCCCGAGGAGTGGGAGGACCAGTTCGACGGCTTCTCCGTCGGGCGCTACATGGTGGCCTGCCACCCGGACGCTCCCACCGTCGACCACCTGATGCTCGCCACCCGGCTGATGGTCGCCGAGAACGCGGTCGACGACTGCTACTGCGAGGACCACGGCGGCTCGCCCATCGGCCTCGGCGGACGCCTGCTGCTGGCGCACACCGCCCTCGACGCCCTCCACACCACGCAGGAGTACCAGCCGCAGTGGGCGCAGTCGCTCCACGCGGACGCGCCGCGGCGTGCCTACCGCTCCGCCATGGAGTACCTGCTCCGTCAGTCCAGCCCGTCCCAGGCCGACCGGTTCCGGCACGACATGGCCCGTCTGCACATGGGGTACCTCGCCGAGGCGGCCTGGGCCCAGACGGAGTACATGCCCGAGGTGTGGGAGTACCTGGCGATGCGGCAGTTCAACAACTTCCGCCCCTGCCCCACCATCACCGACACCGTCGGCGGCTACGAACTCCCCGCCGACCTGCACGCTCAGCCCGACATGCAGCGGGTCATCGCGCTCGCCGGGAACGCCACCACCATCGTCAACGACCTGTACTCCTACACCAAGGAACTCGCCAGTCCCGGCCGTCACTTGAACCTGCCCGTGGTGATCGCCGAACGGGAGGGCCTCTCCGAGCGGGATGCCTACCTGAAGGCGGTCGAGGTCCACAACAGCCTCATGCGCGACTTCGAAGCCGAGGCCGCCGCGCTGGCCGCGGCCTGCCCCGTCCCGAGCGTGCTGCGCTTCCTGCGGGGAGTGGCCGTGTGGGTCGACGGCAACCACTACTGGCACCAGACCAACACCTATCGCTACAGCCTGCCCGATTTCTGGTAA
- a CDS encoding geranyl diphosphate 2-C-methyltransferase — MTSTNHVAPAAPVFIPAPATPYQGDIARYWDHEARPVNLRLGDVDGLYHHHYGIGDIDRAALGDSEDSEYEKKLIAELHRLESAQAELLLDHLGAIQREDTLVDAGCGRGGSMVMAHQRFGCHVEGVTLSAKQADFANRRAGELGIEDHVHARVCNMLSTPFETGQAAASWNNESSMYVDLHDLFAEHSRILAVGGRYVTITGCWNPRYGQPSKRISQINAHFECNIHSRREYLRAMADNRLVPQAVIDLTPAALPYWELRATSSLVTGIEEAFINSYKDGSFQYVLIAADRV; from the coding sequence GTGACCAGCACCAACCACGTCGCTCCCGCCGCCCCCGTGTTCATCCCCGCCCCGGCGACGCCCTATCAGGGGGACATCGCCCGTTACTGGGACCACGAGGCCAGGCCCGTGAACCTGCGGCTCGGCGATGTCGACGGCCTCTACCACCACCACTACGGCATCGGCGACATCGACCGGGCCGCCCTCGGGGACAGCGAGGACAGCGAGTACGAGAAGAAACTGATCGCCGAGCTCCACCGCCTGGAGTCGGCGCAGGCCGAGCTCCTCCTGGACCACCTCGGCGCGATCCAGCGCGAGGACACCCTCGTGGACGCCGGCTGCGGCCGCGGCGGTTCGATGGTCATGGCTCACCAGCGCTTCGGCTGCCACGTCGAGGGCGTCACCCTGTCGGCCAAGCAGGCCGACTTCGCCAACCGGCGCGCCGGCGAACTGGGCATCGAGGACCACGTCCACGCCCGCGTGTGCAACATGCTCAGCACGCCCTTCGAGACCGGGCAGGCCGCGGCCTCGTGGAACAACGAGTCGAGCATGTACGTCGACCTGCACGACCTCTTCGCCGAGCACTCCCGCATCCTCGCGGTCGGCGGCCGCTACGTGACCATCACCGGTTGCTGGAACCCGCGTTACGGCCAGCCCTCCAAGCGGATCTCCCAGATCAACGCGCACTTCGAGTGCAACATCCACTCCCGCCGGGAGTACCTGCGCGCCATGGCCGACAACCGTCTCGTACCGCAGGCCGTCATCGACCTGACGCCCGCGGCCCTGCCCTACTGGGAGCTGCGGGCCACGTCTTCGCTGGTCACCGGCATCGAGGAGGCGTTCATCAACTCGTACAAGGACGGCTCCTTCCAGTACGTCCTGATCGCGGCCGACCGCGTCTGA
- a CDS encoding acyltransferase, whose amino-acid sequence MGLGLEESLRLTVAALMQATGESQRAVAAVLGLTQTQISRRQAGATSWSLRDADVLAAHYQIAALDLLAGPTRACEALPAARRRGTPAQKGRSGE is encoded by the coding sequence ATGGGATTGGGTCTGGAGGAATCGCTGCGGCTGACCGTGGCCGCGCTGATGCAGGCGACGGGGGAGTCGCAGCGGGCGGTCGCCGCCGTGCTGGGGCTGACGCAGACACAGATCTCGCGCCGGCAGGCGGGAGCCACCTCGTGGAGCCTGCGTGACGCCGACGTGCTCGCCGCGCACTACCAGATCGCCGCGCTGGACCTGCTCGCGGGCCCGACCCGGGCGTGCGAGGCACTGCCCGCCGCCCGCCGCCGCGGCACCCCCGCGCAGAAGGGCCGCTCCGGTGAGTGA
- a CDS encoding glycosyltransferase family 2 protein, giving the protein MREHARREGLDPGRVLVCVLDADGRMTPGAASRVTERFLDPAVGGAQLAVRIRGRHRWALRLQDLEFWALSALTQFGRIATGTVSMGGNGQFSRLSALDSVGPCPWSDSLTEDLDLGISLAARGWTVTSTTTAFVSQQGLTCPRRLLRQRTRWYHGHMSAIRRLPELWARPSVGLAGRVELTGYLLVPYLVTLPASLVQNYALARAWCGDDAGMPRLVHGAVWLNVLAWQSLPLAAYLVSMVLYWRRTDDLPLWKAVCWSPAVMVCMYLGFAAGWCAVWQILARRRHWAKTERAVEGPVMSGAAAGGREGGGGLS; this is encoded by the coding sequence GTGCGCGAGCACGCCAGGAGGGAGGGCCTGGACCCGGGGAGGGTGCTGGTGTGTGTGCTGGACGCCGACGGGCGGATGACGCCGGGCGCCGCGAGCCGGGTGACGGAGCGGTTCCTGGACCCGGCGGTGGGCGGGGCCCAGCTGGCGGTGCGCATCCGCGGCAGACATCGCTGGGCGTTGCGGTTGCAGGATCTCGAGTTCTGGGCGCTGAGCGCGCTGACCCAGTTCGGCCGGATCGCCACGGGCACGGTGAGCATGGGCGGCAACGGTCAGTTCAGCCGGCTCTCCGCCCTCGACAGCGTCGGGCCGTGCCCCTGGTCGGACTCCCTGACCGAGGACCTCGACCTGGGCATCAGCCTCGCGGCCCGGGGCTGGACGGTCACCTCCACCACCACGGCCTTCGTCTCCCAGCAGGGGCTGACCTGCCCGCGGCGCCTGCTGCGTCAGCGCACCCGCTGGTACCACGGCCACATGAGCGCCATCAGGCGCCTGCCGGAACTGTGGGCCCGGCCCTCGGTCGGCCTGGCGGGCCGCGTCGAGCTCACCGGCTACCTGCTCGTCCCGTACCTCGTCACCCTTCCCGCCTCCCTCGTCCAGAACTACGCGCTCGCGCGCGCGTGGTGCGGGGACGATGCCGGGATGCCCCGCCTGGTGCACGGCGCGGTGTGGCTGAACGTCCTGGCCTGGCAGTCGCTGCCGTTGGCCGCCTACCTGGTGTCGATGGTGCTGTACTGGCGCCGCACCGACGATCTGCCGTTGTGGAAGGCGGTCTGCTGGTCCCCCGCCGTGATGGTGTGCATGTACCTCGGTTTCGCGGCCGGTTGGTGCGCTGTGTGGCAGATCCTCGCCCGGCGCAGGCACTGGGCCAAGACCGAACGCGCGGTGGAGGGGCCCGTCATGAGCGGGGCGGCCGCGGGCGGGCGGGAAGGCGGTGGGGGGCTGTCCTGA
- a CDS encoding transcriptional regulator yields MPQENIEFGKFGARGIKGSEAVARKLDELAGGIATPVTAKRGLTARLHYLTKSAKSRQAARNAGLTVTDRTLKAWLEGRRRPTKANLERIDAAYRAVRRQNVARHLLKRLNANGGTRVEIHPFNQSQVPRPLQRVVEYRTMNIRRWDKIVIPWAAGDHPALDTAWTTDVLPDLGSQWGQYEYVTNIGFAA; encoded by the coding sequence GTGCCGCAGGAGAACATCGAATTCGGGAAGTTCGGCGCCCGGGGCATCAAGGGCAGCGAGGCCGTCGCCCGCAAGCTCGACGAACTCGCGGGCGGTATCGCCACCCCCGTCACCGCCAAGCGCGGCCTGACCGCGCGCCTGCACTACCTGACGAAGTCGGCCAAGAGCCGTCAGGCCGCCAGGAACGCCGGCCTGACGGTCACCGACCGGACCCTGAAGGCGTGGCTGGAGGGCAGGCGCCGCCCGACGAAGGCCAACCTGGAGCGCATCGACGCCGCCTACCGGGCGGTGCGCCGCCAGAACGTCGCCCGGCACCTCCTCAAGCGCCTCAACGCCAACGGCGGGACACGGGTGGAGATCCACCCCTTCAACCAGTCCCAGGTCCCCCGCCCGCTCCAGCGGGTCGTGGAGTACCGCACCATGAACATCCGCCGCTGGGACAAGATCGTCATCCCCTGGGCGGCGGGCGACCACCCGGCCCTCGACACCGCCTGGACCACCGATGTCCTCCCGGACCTCGGCAGCCAGTGGGGCCAGTACGAGTACGTCACCAACATCGGCTTCGCCGCGTAG
- a CDS encoding hemerythrin domain-containing protein: MGYPDTAGQRPESDDVVALLTGQHQEIRTLLDEVLERTGEERRHAFRHLVHLLAVHETAEEEVVHPYARRAAEGGEHVVADRLKEEDAAKRSLKRLEGLDPDGPAFVEEFTSLREAVRAHARAEETYEFTRLLEAGDPARLRTLAKAVRAAEAVAPTRPHPGTGSAAKNAVLGPPAAVADRARDAMRKVLGRS, encoded by the coding sequence ATGGGGTACCCGGACACTGCCGGCCAACGGCCGGAGAGCGATGACGTCGTGGCCCTGCTGACGGGTCAGCACCAGGAGATCCGGACGCTGCTCGACGAGGTACTGGAGCGCACCGGCGAGGAGCGGCGGCATGCCTTCCGGCATCTCGTCCACCTGCTCGCGGTGCACGAGACCGCCGAGGAGGAGGTCGTCCACCCCTATGCCCGGCGGGCCGCGGAAGGCGGCGAGCACGTGGTGGCGGACCGGCTCAAGGAGGAGGACGCGGCCAAGCGGTCGCTCAAGCGCCTGGAGGGCCTGGACCCCGACGGGCCCGCCTTCGTCGAGGAGTTCACCTCCCTGCGCGAGGCCGTGCGCGCCCACGCGCGGGCCGAGGAGACGTACGAGTTCACCCGGCTGCTGGAGGCCGGCGATCCCGCCCGGCTCCGGACGCTGGCCAAGGCCGTGCGCGCGGCGGAGGCCGTCGCGCCGACCCGCCCGCACCCGGGGACGGGATCCGCTGCCAAGAACGCCGTGCTCGGCCCGCCGGCCGCCGTGGCGGACCGCGCCCGTGACGCGATGCGCAAGGTGCTGGGCAGGAGCTGA
- a CDS encoding TROVE domain-containing protein has translation MARFNTRAPKAAGPVSPVTTAGRTRTHLGGKGHTRDDRSELFLLAVANFVSQQTYHESGTGRDDRFAALVRKLAVEDPAWTAGLLAWLRGDGRMRTASLVGAAEYVKARLDAGTTEGPANRQVVDSVLRRADEPGEMLAYWTSAYGRNVPKPVKRGIADAVKRLYTGRNLLKYDTTSKGYRFGDVLNLVHLTPDPDKPWQGPLFQYALDRRHNPDTATPPAADRTLTAHRALMTMPVAERRAVVTGAGGAERLAAAGMTWEALAGWLQGPMDAAAWEAVIPSMGTMALVRNLRNFDEAGVSDQAAQQVAARIADPEEVARSRQFPFRYLAAYQHAPSLRWAYPLERALAHSLENVPRLPGRTLVLVDRSGSMWSPLSDRSQLNRADAAAIFGTAVAMRAADADLVEFGTTSAPVTYRAGESVLKVLERFGSLGGTDTTEAVRRHYRGHDRVLIVTDEQASYHRAGDPTEQVPARIPVYTWNLAGYRPGHGPSGSADRHTFGGLTDAAFRMVPLLESGRDAHWPWED, from the coding sequence ATGGCACGCTTCAACACCCGGGCCCCCAAGGCGGCCGGGCCCGTCTCGCCCGTGACCACGGCCGGGCGCACCCGCACCCACCTCGGCGGCAAGGGGCACACGCGCGACGACCGCTCCGAGCTGTTCCTGCTCGCGGTCGCCAACTTCGTCTCCCAGCAGACCTACCACGAGAGCGGCACCGGCCGTGACGACCGGTTCGCGGCGCTCGTGCGCAAGCTCGCCGTCGAGGATCCGGCCTGGACCGCCGGCCTCCTGGCGTGGCTGCGCGGCGACGGCCGGATGCGCACCGCCTCCCTCGTCGGCGCCGCCGAATACGTCAAGGCCCGCCTCGACGCCGGCACCACCGAAGGCCCCGCCAACCGCCAGGTCGTCGACTCCGTACTGCGCCGCGCGGACGAGCCCGGCGAGATGCTGGCCTACTGGACCTCCGCCTACGGCCGGAACGTACCCAAGCCCGTCAAGCGCGGCATCGCCGACGCCGTCAAGCGCCTGTACACCGGCCGCAACCTCCTGAAGTACGACACCACCTCCAAGGGCTACCGCTTCGGCGACGTCCTCAACCTCGTCCACCTCACCCCCGACCCGGACAAGCCGTGGCAGGGACCGCTGTTCCAGTACGCCCTGGACCGCCGCCACAACCCGGACACCGCCACCCCGCCCGCCGCCGACCGCACCCTCACCGCGCACCGCGCGCTGATGACCATGCCCGTGGCGGAGCGGCGGGCCGTGGTCACCGGCGCCGGCGGCGCCGAGCGGCTCGCCGCGGCGGGCATGACCTGGGAGGCGCTGGCCGGGTGGCTGCAAGGCCCGATGGACGCGGCGGCCTGGGAAGCCGTCATCCCCTCCATGGGCACCATGGCCCTGGTCCGCAACCTGCGGAACTTCGACGAGGCCGGAGTGTCCGACCAGGCGGCCCAGCAGGTGGCCGCCCGGATCGCCGACCCCGAGGAGGTCGCCCGCTCCCGGCAGTTCCCCTTCCGCTACCTGGCCGCCTACCAGCACGCCCCCTCGCTGCGCTGGGCCTACCCGCTGGAGCGGGCCCTGGCCCACTCGCTGGAGAACGTGCCCCGCCTGCCCGGCCGGACCCTGGTCCTGGTCGACCGCTCGGGCTCCATGTGGTCACCGCTGTCCGACCGTTCCCAGCTCAACCGCGCGGACGCCGCCGCCATCTTCGGCACGGCCGTCGCGATGCGCGCCGCCGACGCCGACCTCGTCGAGTTCGGCACCACCAGCGCCCCCGTGACCTACCGCGCGGGCGAGTCCGTCCTGAAGGTGCTCGAGCGGTTCGGGAGCCTCGGCGGCACCGACACCACCGAGGCGGTACGCCGGCACTACCGCGGCCACGACCGGGTCCTGATCGTCACCGACGAACAGGCCTCCTACCACCGCGCGGGCGACCCGACCGAGCAGGTCCCGGCCCGCATCCCGGTCTACACCTGGAACCTGGCCGGCTACCGCCCCGGCCACGGCCCGTCGGGATCCGCCGACCGGCACACCTTCGGCGGCCTCACCGACGCGGCGTTCCGCATGGTGCCGCTGCTGGAAAGCGGCCGGGACGCCCACTGGCCCTGGGAGGACTGA
- a CDS encoding glycosyltransferase: MAVLDTITRYAAVVIAVFTGVYNVSLLVLGVVLARRADGSLRGQLRPARGRRPVALPAGWSVFVLVPCLNEERVIANTLRCLLEGQPGVRIVVDDGSDDATARLARAVGGGRLTLVRRTPPGGARAPPSTPGCARCASTPGGRAWTRGGCWCVCWTPTGG, translated from the coding sequence GTGGCCGTACTGGACACGATCACCCGGTATGCCGCCGTCGTCATCGCCGTGTTCACCGGCGTCTACAACGTCTCGCTTCTCGTCCTGGGCGTCGTCCTCGCCCGCCGCGCCGACGGTTCCCTGCGCGGGCAGCTGAGGCCGGCGCGGGGGCGGCGGCCGGTCGCGCTGCCGGCCGGCTGGAGCGTCTTCGTCCTGGTTCCGTGCCTGAACGAGGAGCGTGTCATCGCCAACACGCTGCGCTGCCTGCTCGAAGGGCAGCCGGGGGTGCGGATCGTCGTCGACGACGGCAGTGACGACGCCACCGCCCGCCTCGCGCGCGCCGTGGGCGGTGGCCGTCTCACGCTGGTCCGCAGGACGCCGCCCGGCGGGGCAAGGGCGCCGCCCTCAACGCCGGGCTGCGCACGGTGCGCGAGCACGCCAGGAGGGAGGGCCTGGACCCGGGGAGGGTGCTGGTGTGTGTGCTGGACGCCGACGGGCGGATGA